A window of Clostridium botulinum BKT015925 contains these coding sequences:
- a CDS encoding V-type ATP synthase subunit K encodes MKTFMEFMIQNGGMILTLLGAGLATFLPGIGSARGIGIVGEAATGVVTEDPDKFGKALILELLPGTQGLYGFVTTIIILSKIGLITGKLVTISLGTGFLIFLASLPIAFAGWKSAISQARTAAAGMTILAKKPEHVMKGVLFAVMVETYALLGFVSSLLMILFIQI; translated from the coding sequence ATGAAAACATTTATGGAATTTATGATTCAAAATGGAGGAATGATTCTTACATTATTAGGTGCTGGACTTGCAACTTTTTTACCAGGAATAGGATCAGCTAGAGGAATAGGGATAGTAGGTGAAGCAGCAACTGGAGTTGTGACTGAAGATCCTGATAAATTTGGTAAAGCCCTAATTCTTGAATTATTACCAGGTACACAAGGATTATATGGATTTGTTACTACAATTATAATTCTTTCAAAAATAGGTTTAATTACTGGAAAACTAGTAACTATAAGCTTAGGGACTGGATTTCTTATATTCCTTGCATCACTACCAATTGCTTTTGCTGGTTGGAAATCAGCTATTTCACAAGCTAGAACAGCAGCGGCTGGAATGACAATATTAGCAAAAAAACCTGAACATGTTATGAAAGGGGTACTTTTTGCAGTAATGGTCGAAACATATGCATTATTAGGGTTTGTATCTTCTTTATTAATGATATTATTTATTCAAATATAG
- a CDS encoding V-type ATP synthase subunit F: MYKIGVVGDKDSVLAFKAIGIDVYPVLEPIEAKKIVDKMAINKYAVIFVTEQIAKNIEETIERYNKRTLPAIILIPSNQGSLNIGMQRIRDNVEKAVGVNIL, from the coding sequence ATGTATAAAATAGGAGTTGTTGGTGACAAAGATTCTGTATTAGCTTTTAAAGCTATAGGAATTGATGTATATCCTGTTTTGGAACCCATAGAAGCTAAAAAGATAGTAGATAAAATGGCTATAAATAAATATGCAGTTATATTTGTTACGGAACAGATAGCTAAAAATATAGAAGAAACTATAGAGAGATATAATAAGAGGACACTTCCAGCAATTATATTGATTCCAAGCAATCAAGGATCTTTAAATATTGGGATGCAGAGAATCAGAGATAATGTAGAAAAGGCGGTAGGAGTTAATATTTTATAA
- a CDS encoding aspartyl-phosphate phosphatase Spo0E family protein, which yields MVYKINILEYKIRTCRENLHNLLYCHSLTDDIVVDCSRKLDKLLVEYEKNKILHRQLFNKQ from the coding sequence ATGGTTTATAAAATAAATATTTTAGAATACAAAATTCGAACTTGTCGAGAAAACCTGCATAATTTGTTGTATTGCCATTCTCTTACAGATGATATCGTTGTTGATTGCAGTCGTAAATTAGACAAGCTTCTTGTAGAATATGAAAAAAATAAAATCTTACATAGACAACTTTTTAATAAACAATAA
- a CDS encoding V-type ATP synthase subunit E has product MSNIENLTNKIIENAKSTAKNLIDKAKEKETNIISKKVNMAEKEKNIILSKAKDESQIKKQRIISNAKLKARDMKLSAKIEMLDEVFNASIGELNRMTTSEMLNFIKNSILSSEIDGDEEIIVDISNIVVTSQFVDGLNKELRLKGKIGKLKLSSETRNIGGGYILAKNGIEINNTFDFLVKSLRNDIEAEVAKVLFS; this is encoded by the coding sequence ATGTCTAATATTGAAAATTTGACTAATAAGATTATAGAAAATGCAAAATCTACTGCAAAAAATCTCATAGATAAAGCCAAAGAAAAGGAAACTAATATAATATCTAAAAAAGTTAATATGGCTGAAAAGGAAAAAAATATAATACTATCTAAAGCAAAAGATGAATCACAAATAAAAAAACAAAGAATTATTTCTAATGCTAAATTGAAAGCTAGAGACATGAAATTATCAGCCAAAATAGAAATGTTAGATGAAGTATTTAATGCTTCTATAGGAGAGTTAAACCGGATGACTACATCAGAAATGTTAAATTTTATAAAAAATAGTATTTTATCATCAGAAATAGATGGGGATGAAGAAATTATAGTTGATATTAGTAATATTGTAGTTACATCTCAATTTGTAGATGGATTAAATAAAGAATTAAGGTTAAAAGGAAAGATAGGAAAACTTAAATTAAGTTCTGAAACTAGAAATATTGGTGGGGGATATATACTAGCTAAAAATGGTATAGAAATAAATAATACTTTTGATTTTCTAGTCAAATCTTTAAGAAATGATATAGAAGCTGAGGTAGCAAAAGTTTTATTTAGTTAA
- a CDS encoding FprA family A-type flavoprotein, with the protein MGAIKLKDDIYWVGVKDPNLEVFDIIMETKKGTTYNSYIINDEKVVIIDSVKDGFWDKSIESIKEIIGDKKVDYIVVQHTELDHSGSLIKFLEEYPDATVIGTIAALNYLKEIVNKEFKGKNINEIKELNIGNNTLKFISVPNLHWPDTMITYIPEQNILFTCDITGAHYCTLDGCIESDLDDMEYVREFEYYFNCIMGPFKKFVLSALDKIKDLKINMIVPSHGPVHKDKNVNKVLELYKVMATENIKKSNVQILYASAYHNTENMAKYIGQKLNEKGVNSQVHEITEIGIDKAVELINGSNGFIIGSPTMNQDAVEPVWRVLTSICVISNRGKVSAAFGSYGWSGEAIPMIIERLKSMKLKVVEDGFTFKFVPSDKDYKNADKFIEKFISLIK; encoded by the coding sequence ATGGGCGCTATTAAATTAAAAGATGATATATATTGGGTTGGGGTTAAAGATCCTAATCTTGAAGTTTTTGATATTATAATGGAAACTAAAAAAGGAACTACATATAATTCTTATATTATTAATGATGAAAAAGTAGTTATAATAGATAGTGTTAAGGATGGATTTTGGGATAAGTCCATTGAAAGTATAAAAGAAATTATAGGAGATAAAAAAGTTGACTATATAGTAGTTCAACATACAGAATTAGACCATAGTGGATCATTGATTAAATTTTTAGAAGAGTATCCTGATGCTACAGTTATAGGAACTATTGCTGCATTAAATTACTTAAAAGAAATTGTGAATAAGGAATTTAAAGGAAAAAATATAAATGAAATTAAAGAGTTAAATATTGGAAATAATACATTAAAGTTCATTTCAGTACCTAACTTACATTGGCCAGATACCATGATTACATATATTCCTGAACAGAATATATTATTTACTTGTGATATTACTGGGGCACATTATTGTACGTTAGATGGATGTATTGAAAGCGATTTGGATGATATGGAGTATGTAAGAGAGTTTGAATACTATTTTAATTGTATAATGGGACCATTTAAGAAGTTTGTTTTATCTGCATTAGATAAAATAAAAGATTTGAAAATAAATATGATAGTTCCAAGCCATGGACCGGTACACAAGGATAAAAATGTAAATAAGGTTTTAGAACTTTATAAAGTTATGGCTACTGAAAATATTAAAAAAAGTAATGTGCAAATTTTATATGCTTCTGCTTATCATAATACAGAAAACATGGCGAAGTACATAGGCCAAAAATTAAATGAAAAAGGTGTAAACTCACAAGTACATGAAATAACAGAAATAGGTATTGATAAGGCTGTGGAATTAATTAATGGTTCAAATGGATTCATTATAGGATCACCTACTATGAATCAAGATGCTGTTGAACCAGTGTGGAGAGTTTTAACATCAATATGTGTAATATCTAATAGGGGAAAAGTATCAGCAGCCTTTGGATCTTATGGATGGAGTGGAGAAGCTATTCCAATGATTATAGAACGATTAAAATCTATGAAATTAAAGGTTGTTGAAGACGGATTTACATTTAAATTTGTACCATCTGATAAAGATTATAAAAATGCTGATAAATTTATAGAAAAATTTATTTCTTTGATTAAATAA
- a CDS encoding V-type ATP synthase subunit C, with protein sequence MNNITYVQAVPRIRAVENKLLDKAKIQRLLDSTSASEAFKVLKETSYGLIMGEIKRPEDYEIVLNKELKKLYFFMYEISPQKDLIDIMCIKYDYHNIKVLLKSKILQKDFKEILMPIGTININNLTNWILNEEYKELPELMKESIKKSMYEFKEDNDPQKIDTIIDKYLYMDMLMRAKRLDNCYILKFLKINIDLANIRTLVRVKKQNKSRKFLENVLIDGGSIQLEELLDIYNLNIESISSKIQYTDYVDVIRVGIEEYIKTENLKVFERLCDNFIMNFIKDAKYISFGPEPLISYILAKENEIKIIRIIMVGKLNNIDPQVIKERLREIYV encoded by the coding sequence ATGAATAATATCACATATGTTCAGGCTGTTCCACGAATAAGAGCAGTTGAAAATAAACTACTTGATAAAGCTAAAATACAAAGATTACTAGATAGCACTTCTGCAAGTGAGGCTTTTAAGGTATTAAAAGAAACGAGTTACGGACTTATAATGGGAGAAATTAAAAGACCTGAAGATTATGAAATTGTATTAAATAAGGAGTTAAAAAAATTATATTTTTTTATGTATGAAATATCTCCTCAAAAAGATTTAATAGATATTATGTGTATTAAATATGATTATCATAATATAAAGGTATTATTGAAATCAAAAATTTTACAGAAGGATTTTAAAGAAATTTTGATGCCGATAGGAACAATAAATATTAATAATTTAACTAATTGGATATTAAATGAAGAATATAAAGAACTCCCTGAACTAATGAAAGAATCAATAAAAAAATCAATGTATGAGTTTAAAGAGGATAATGATCCTCAAAAAATAGATACAATAATTGATAAGTATTTATACATGGATATGCTAATGAGGGCCAAAAGGTTAGATAATTGCTATATATTAAAATTTTTAAAAATTAACATTGATTTAGCTAATATAAGAACATTAGTTAGAGTAAAAAAACAAAACAAGTCTAGAAAATTTTTAGAAAATGTTTTAATCGATGGTGGTTCTATACAATTAGAAGAATTACTTGATATATATAATCTAAATATTGAAAGTATATCAAGTAAAATTCAATATACTGATTATGTTGATGTTATAAGAGTTGGAATAGAAGAATATATAAAAACTGAAAATTTAAAAGTTTTTGAAAGACTCTGTGATAATTTTATTATGAATTTTATAAAAGATGCTAAATATATTAGCTTTGGACCAGAACCGTTGATTTCATATATTTTAGCCAAAGAAAATGAAATTAAAATAATTCGGATAATAATGGTTGGAAAACTTAATAACATTGATCCTCAGGTAATAAAGGAAAGGTTGCGTGAGATTTATGTATAA
- a CDS encoding V-type ATP synthase subunit D, producing the protein MGRLNVNPTRMELTRLKKRLTTAVRGHKLLKDKQDELMRRFIDLIKYNNELRKSVETELADSLKDFVMARALMSAEVLEEAIMYPKERISVNVSTKNIMSVNVPEMKFKRLLEDDEGSIYPYGYANTSGELDNAIEKLYNILPKLLELAGVEKSTQLMADEIEKTRRRVNALEYMTIPRLQETIRYIQMKLEENERGALTRLMKVKSMLENQKESV; encoded by the coding sequence ATGGGTAGGCTAAATGTAAATCCAACTAGAATGGAGCTTACAAGACTAAAAAAAAGACTTACTACTGCTGTGCGTGGACATAAACTTTTAAAAGATAAACAAGATGAACTTATGAGAAGATTTATAGATTTAATTAAATATAATAATGAACTAAGAAAAAGTGTGGAAACAGAACTCGCAGATTCACTTAAAGATTTTGTAATGGCAAGAGCATTAATGTCAGCAGAAGTATTAGAAGAAGCCATAATGTATCCAAAAGAAAGGATATCAGTAAATGTTAGCACAAAAAATATAATGAGTGTAAATGTACCAGAAATGAAGTTTAAAAGATTACTTGAGGATGATGAGGGTAGTATATATCCTTATGGATATGCTAATACTTCTGGTGAATTAGATAATGCAATAGAAAAACTGTATAATATACTTCCTAAATTATTAGAGCTTGCAGGAGTAGAAAAATCTACTCAATTAATGGCTGATGAAATTGAAAAAACAAGAAGAAGAGTTAATGCACTTGAGTATATGACTATTCCTAGACTTCAAGAAACTATAAGATATATACAAATGAAACTAGAAGAAAATGAAAGAGGAGCACTTACTAGGTTAATGAAAGTTAAAAGTATGCTTGAAAATCAAAAAGAAAGTGTATAA
- the glpX gene encoding class II fructose-bisphosphatase — MKNLDVSMGLVRVTEAAALNGAKLMGRGDKNAADQAAVDGMEKAFNMMPIRGKVVIGEGEMDEAPMLYIGQSVGVGEEKMPEMDIAVDPIDGTVLIAKGLPNSIAVVAMGPKGSLLHAPDMYMQKIAVGPGARGSIDINKSPRENIINVAKALNKDIEDLTVIVQERERHNYIVEQAREVGARVKLFAEGDVAAILACGFENTGIDLMIGTGGAPEGVIAAAAIKCMGGEIQAKLEPHTDEERERCKLMGIEDIEKVLTMDDLVMSDDVYFAATALTDSDLLKGVIFSKGDVATTHSVVMRSKTRTIRFVEAVHCAEKSCLL; from the coding sequence ATGAAAAATTTAGATGTATCTATGGGATTAGTTAGAGTAACAGAAGCAGCTGCATTAAATGGAGCCAAGCTTATGGGAAGAGGAGACAAAAATGCTGCTGATCAAGCTGCTGTAGATGGAATGGAAAAAGCCTTTAATATGATGCCAATAAGAGGAAAGGTAGTTATAGGGGAAGGCGAGATGGATGAGGCTCCTATGCTTTATATTGGACAAAGTGTAGGGGTTGGAGAAGAAAAAATGCCTGAAATGGATATAGCAGTTGATCCTATAGATGGAACGGTACTAATTGCTAAAGGATTACCAAACTCTATTGCTGTAGTAGCTATGGGACCAAAGGGAAGCTTATTGCATGCGCCAGATATGTATATGCAAAAAATAGCAGTTGGTCCAGGAGCGAGGGGATCAATAGATATAAATAAATCACCTAGAGAAAATATTATAAATGTTGCTAAAGCTCTAAATAAAGATATAGAAGATTTAACAGTAATAGTACAAGAGAGAGAAAGACATAACTACATAGTTGAACAAGCTAGAGAAGTTGGTGCAAGAGTTAAATTATTTGCTGAAGGAGACGTGGCAGCAATACTTGCATGCGGTTTTGAAAACACAGGAATAGATTTAATGATAGGAACAGGTGGAGCACCAGAAGGAGTAATAGCAGCAGCAGCTATTAAATGTATGGGGGGAGAAATACAAGCAAAATTAGAACCTCATACAGATGAAGAAAGAGAAAGATGCAAATTAATGGGTATAGAAGATATAGAAAAAGTTCTAACAATGGATGATTTAGTTATGAGTGACGATGTATATTTTGCTGCAACAGCACTTACTGACAGTGATTTATTAAAAGGGGTTATTTTTTCAAAGGGTGATGTTGCAACTACACATTCCGTAGTAATGAGATCCAAGACAAGAACTATAAGATTTGTTGAAGCTGTTCATTGTGCTGAAAAAAGTTGCCTTTTATAA
- a CDS encoding V-type ATP synthase subunit A: MKTGRVIKVSGPLVIAEGMEEASIYDLVKVGEKRLIGEIIEMRGDNASIQVYEETTGLGPGAPVISTGEPLSVELGPGLIESMFDGIQRPLKAISEKAGSYLTKGVEVPSLNRDNKWHFVPVAKHGDKVKSGYILGTVKETEVVNHKIMVPYGIEGEVINIFEGDFTVEDVVVEIDTKDGIKEVKLMQKWPVRKGRPYAKKLNPEAPLVTGQRIIDTFFPVAKGGAAAVPGPFGSGKTVVQHQLAKWGDAEIVVYIGCGERGNEMTDVLNEFPELKDPKTGESLMKRTVLIANTSNMPVAAREACIYTGITIAEYFRDMGYSVALMADSTSRWAEALREMSGRLEEMPGDEGYPAYLGSRLADFYERAGKVICLGEDEREGAITAIGAVSPPGGDLSEPVTQATLRIVKVFWGLDAQLAYRRHFPAINWLNSYSLYLESIGRWMNKSISDEWVKLRTRAMLLLQEEANLEEIVRLVGIDALSEMDRLKLEVAKSIREDYLMQNAFHDVDTYSSLKKQYKMLKLVLAFQDDAERALKSGVYLDKITSMLEMRDKIARAKFIPEDNIDKIDEIRKELKEEIDRLIAEEGVKSV; the protein is encoded by the coding sequence TTGAAGACGGGAAGAGTTATAAAAGTTTCGGGACCTTTAGTTATAGCTGAAGGAATGGAAGAAGCTAGTATATATGACCTTGTTAAAGTCGGTGAAAAACGACTTATAGGTGAAATAATCGAAATGAGAGGCGATAATGCTTCAATTCAAGTTTATGAAGAAACTACTGGACTTGGACCAGGAGCTCCTGTGATTTCCACAGGGGAACCTTTAAGTGTTGAATTAGGACCTGGACTCATAGAATCTATGTTTGATGGAATTCAAAGACCTCTTAAAGCTATATCAGAAAAAGCAGGTAGTTATTTAACAAAAGGTGTTGAAGTACCTTCATTAAATAGAGACAATAAATGGCATTTTGTTCCTGTTGCTAAACATGGAGATAAAGTTAAATCAGGATATATATTAGGAACTGTAAAGGAAACAGAAGTAGTAAATCATAAAATAATGGTTCCTTATGGTATTGAGGGAGAAGTTATTAACATTTTTGAAGGTGATTTTACTGTTGAAGATGTAGTTGTAGAAATAGATACTAAAGATGGTATTAAAGAAGTAAAGCTTATGCAAAAGTGGCCAGTAAGAAAAGGAAGACCATATGCTAAAAAACTAAATCCTGAAGCCCCACTAGTTACAGGACAAAGAATTATAGATACATTTTTCCCAGTGGCTAAAGGTGGTGCAGCTGCAGTTCCAGGACCATTTGGAAGTGGTAAAACTGTAGTTCAACATCAACTCGCTAAATGGGGAGATGCTGAAATAGTTGTATATATAGGATGTGGTGAACGTGGAAATGAAATGACAGATGTTCTTAATGAGTTTCCAGAACTTAAAGATCCTAAAACTGGAGAATCTCTTATGAAGAGAACGGTATTAATAGCAAATACATCAAATATGCCAGTTGCTGCTCGTGAAGCTTGTATATATACAGGCATAACTATAGCTGAATATTTTAGAGATATGGGATATTCTGTAGCACTTATGGCAGATTCAACTTCTCGTTGGGCAGAAGCTTTAAGAGAAATGTCAGGAAGACTTGAGGAAATGCCAGGTGATGAAGGATATCCAGCTTATTTAGGATCAAGACTTGCTGACTTTTATGAAAGAGCAGGGAAAGTTATATGTCTTGGTGAAGATGAAAGAGAAGGTGCCATTACTGCAATAGGAGCTGTATCTCCTCCAGGGGGAGATTTATCAGAGCCAGTAACACAAGCTACATTAAGAATAGTTAAAGTATTTTGGGGATTAGATGCCCAATTGGCATATAGAAGGCACTTTCCAGCTATAAACTGGTTGAATTCATATTCATTATATTTAGAAAGCATAGGAAGATGGATGAATAAAAGTATATCTGATGAGTGGGTGAAGTTAAGAACTAGAGCTATGTTGCTTTTACAAGAAGAAGCAAATCTTGAAGAAATAGTTAGACTTGTTGGTATAGATGCTCTTTCTGAAATGGATAGATTAAAGCTTGAAGTAGCAAAATCTATAAGAGAAGATTATTTAATGCAAAATGCATTCCATGATGTAGATACTTATTCATCATTAAAAAAACAATATAAAATGTTAAAACTAGTTCTTGCATTTCAGGATGATGCAGAGCGTGCTTTAAAATCAGGTGTATATTTAGATAAAATAACGTCTATGTTAGAGATGAGGGATAAAATAGCTAGAGCCAAATTTATACCAGAAGATAATATTGATAAGATAGATGAAATAAGGAAGGAGTTAAAAGAAGAAATAGATAGGTTAATAGCGGAAGAAGGTGTTAAGAGTGTTTAA
- a CDS encoding V-type ATP synthase subunit B, with translation MFKEYKTVREVVGPLMLVDGTRGVTYDELVEIELQTGELRHGKVLEISEDKALIQLFEGSTGINLKDTKTRFLGRPLEIGLSEDMLGRVFDGLGRPKDGGPKIIPEEKRDINGEPLNPFSRDYPSEFIQTGVSAIDGLNTLVRGQKLPVFSGSGLPHAELAAQIARQAKVLGSDSKFAVVFAAMGITFEEAQFFIEDFTQTGSIDRTVLFMNLANDPAVERIATPRIALTTAEFLAYEKGMHVLVIMTDMTNYAEALREVSAARKEVPGRRGYPGYLYTDLSTLYERAGRVKGKPGSITQIPILTMPEDDKTHPIPDLTGYITEGQIILSRELYKKGIMPPIDVLPSLSRLKDKGIGKDKTREDHADTMNQLFAGYAQGKQAKELAVILGESALSETDRAYAKFADAFEKEYVSQGFNTNRTIEDTLNLGWKLLRILPRVELKRIRDEYLEKYLNTEEGE, from the coding sequence GTGTTTAAGGAGTATAAAACTGTTAGAGAAGTAGTTGGACCTTTAATGCTAGTAGATGGAACACGAGGAGTAACCTACGATGAATTAGTTGAAATAGAGTTACAAACTGGTGAGTTAAGACATGGTAAGGTTCTTGAGATTTCTGAGGATAAAGCATTAATTCAGTTATTTGAAGGATCTACGGGAATAAATTTGAAAGATACTAAAACAAGATTTTTAGGTAGACCTCTTGAAATTGGATTATCTGAAGATATGCTTGGAAGAGTATTTGATGGACTTGGAAGACCAAAAGATGGAGGTCCTAAGATAATTCCAGAAGAAAAACGAGACATTAATGGAGAACCATTAAATCCATTTTCAAGAGATTATCCATCAGAATTTATCCAAACAGGTGTATCTGCAATTGATGGCCTTAATACTTTAGTAAGAGGACAAAAATTACCAGTATTTTCAGGATCAGGTTTGCCCCATGCTGAACTTGCAGCTCAGATAGCAAGGCAAGCGAAAGTATTAGGATCTGATTCCAAATTTGCAGTTGTATTTGCTGCAATGGGAATAACTTTTGAAGAAGCACAATTTTTTATAGAAGATTTTACACAAACAGGTTCAATAGATAGAACGGTTTTATTTATGAATCTTGCAAATGATCCAGCAGTTGAAAGAATAGCAACTCCAAGAATAGCACTGACTACTGCAGAATTTTTAGCTTATGAAAAAGGTATGCATGTACTTGTAATAATGACTGATATGACAAACTATGCAGAAGCATTACGTGAAGTATCGGCGGCAAGAAAAGAAGTGCCAGGAAGAAGAGGATATCCGGGATATTTATATACAGATCTTTCTACATTATATGAAAGAGCAGGAAGGGTAAAAGGAAAGCCGGGTTCAATTACACAAATTCCTATACTTACAATGCCAGAAGATGATAAAACTCATCCAATTCCTGACCTTACAGGATATATAACAGAAGGTCAGATAATTTTATCAAGAGAATTATATAAAAAGGGAATAATGCCGCCAATAGATGTACTTCCATCATTATCAAGACTTAAAGATAAAGGTATAGGAAAAGACAAGACAAGAGAAGATCATGCAGATACTATGAATCAGTTGTTTGCAGGATATGCACAAGGTAAGCAAGCTAAAGAACTTGCTGTAATACTTGGGGAATCAGCTTTATCTGAAACTGATAGAGCATATGCAAAATTTGCAGATGCATTTGAAAAAGAGTATGTATCTCAAGGATTTAATACTAATAGGACCATAGAAGATACATTAAATCTTGGATGGAAACTACTAAGAATACTTCCAAGAGTAGAACTTAAGAGAATTAGGGATGAGTACTTAGAGAAATATTTAAACACAGAAGAAGGTGAGTAA
- the def gene encoding peptide deformylase, translating to MAIKDIVTTENKLLRRKSKRIESIDDEVLELIQDLKDTLYSADGVGLAAPQIGVLKRAFIIDLRDGNGPLILLNPKILKKIGKYEDGEGCLSYPGYEGIVVRPRKVIVSGINEKGESAQYEATGLMARAICHETDHLDGILYMDLAKKMYKIPIQDEEN from the coding sequence ATGGCAATTAAGGATATAGTTACAACAGAGAATAAATTATTAAGAAGAAAAAGCAAAAGAATAGAAAGCATAGATGATGAGGTATTAGAATTAATACAGGATTTAAAAGATACATTATATTCAGCTGATGGAGTTGGACTTGCAGCTCCACAAATAGGTGTTTTAAAAAGAGCATTTATAATAGACTTAAGAGATGGAAATGGTCCGTTAATTTTATTAAATCCTAAAATACTAAAAAAAATAGGGAAATATGAAGATGGTGAAGGGTGTTTAAGTTATCCAGGTTATGAGGGGATAGTTGTACGTCCTAGAAAAGTTATAGTTTCTGGAATCAATGAAAAAGGTGAAAGTGCGCAGTATGAAGCTACAGGGTTAATGGCTAGAGCAATATGTCATGAAACAGATCATTTAGATGGGATACTATACATGGATTTAGCTAAAAAGATGTATAAAATACCAATACAAGATGAAGAAAATTAA